The proteins below come from a single Burkholderia humptydooensis genomic window:
- a CDS encoding TatD family hydrolase, which yields MFVDSHCHINFEGLADRLPQVLDNMREHGVTHALCVSVDLETLPAVLAIARDHDNVFASVGVHPDHEDAKEPTVAELVELAAHPKVVAIGETGLDYYRLEGRSIADMEWQRERFRTHIRAAHATGKPLIVHTRASSEDTLRIMAEERASAPGGVMHCFTEPWPVAEAALAQGFHISLSGIVTFKSATDVQDVARRVPLDRLLIETDSPYLAPVPYRGKPNEPAYVSHVGRFIAAQRGMTDEALGAATSQNFFRLFKIARTGGASPVNQG from the coding sequence ATGTTCGTCGATTCACACTGTCACATCAATTTCGAAGGGCTCGCCGACCGGCTGCCGCAGGTGCTGGACAACATGCGCGAGCACGGCGTCACGCACGCGCTCTGCGTATCGGTCGATCTCGAGACGCTGCCCGCCGTGCTCGCGATCGCACGCGATCACGACAACGTTTTCGCGTCGGTCGGCGTGCATCCGGACCACGAGGACGCGAAGGAGCCGACGGTGGCCGAGCTCGTCGAGCTCGCCGCGCATCCGAAGGTGGTCGCGATCGGCGAGACGGGCCTCGACTACTACCGGCTCGAAGGCCGCTCGATCGCCGACATGGAGTGGCAGCGCGAGCGCTTTCGCACGCACATCCGCGCGGCGCACGCGACGGGCAAGCCGCTCATCGTCCATACGCGCGCGTCGTCGGAGGATACGCTGCGGATCATGGCCGAGGAGCGCGCGAGCGCGCCGGGCGGCGTGATGCACTGCTTCACTGAGCCCTGGCCCGTTGCCGAGGCCGCGCTCGCGCAGGGCTTCCACATCTCGCTGTCGGGCATCGTCACGTTCAAGAGCGCGACCGACGTGCAGGACGTCGCGCGGCGCGTGCCGCTCGACCGGCTGCTGATCGAGACCGATTCGCCATACCTTGCGCCCGTGCCGTATCGCGGCAAGCCGAATGAACCTGCGTACGTGAGCCATGTCGGACGCTTTATCGCGGCGCAACGCGGGATGACCGACGAGGCGCTCGGCGCCGCGACGTCGCAAAACTTTTTCCGGCTGTTCAAGATCGCCCGCACGGGCGGCGCCAGCCCAGTCAACCAGGGGTAG
- a CDS encoding GNAT family N-acetyltransferase — MTQLAYRDATPVDLPAIVAIYNSTVASRRVTADTEPVTVDSRRAWFDAHNPHARPLWVVEEAGRVVAWLSFSDFYGRPAYGHTAEISIYLDEAARGHGLGSRLLDAALAKAPALGVHTALGFIFGHNEPSLRLFARYGFATWGTLPRVAVLDGVERDLVIVGRRLADA, encoded by the coding sequence ATGACCCAGCTTGCCTACCGCGACGCCACACCCGTCGATCTGCCGGCGATCGTCGCGATCTACAATTCGACGGTCGCGTCGCGCCGCGTGACGGCCGACACCGAGCCCGTGACGGTCGACAGCCGCCGCGCGTGGTTCGATGCGCACAATCCGCATGCGCGGCCGCTGTGGGTCGTCGAGGAAGCGGGGCGGGTGGTCGCCTGGCTGAGCTTCTCCGATTTCTACGGCCGTCCCGCATACGGCCACACGGCGGAGATCAGCATCTATCTCGACGAGGCTGCGCGCGGCCACGGGCTCGGCAGCCGGCTGCTCGACGCGGCGCTCGCGAAGGCGCCCGCGCTCGGCGTGCACACGGCGCTCGGCTTCATCTTCGGGCACAACGAGCCGAGCCTGCGGCTCTTCGCGCGCTACGGCTTCGCGACCTGGGGCACGCTGCCGCGCGTCGCGGTGCTCGACGGCGTCGAGCGCGATCTCGTGATCGTCGGCAGGCGGCTCGCCGACGCCTAA
- a CDS encoding ankyrin repeat domain-containing protein → MKSIKHLSKQRTMGAVLRTLAVAGGLGALAAASAHAESLDGIVKAVKFDDIKDISKQLKNGLDPNTIAPNGDPLLVIAAREKSDQVAAALAAAPNADLDKEDKAGENALMLAALNGDLQLAKLLVDKGAEVSKKGWSPLHYAATNGNDEVVKYLIDKSAYIDAASPNGTTPLMMAARGNHGSTVTLLLDQGADPALKNQLGITALDFAKHYNAPDATAILSKRTVRIGDAPAPNAQKSAK, encoded by the coding sequence ATGAAGTCGATCAAGCACTTGTCGAAACAACGCACGATGGGCGCCGTGCTGCGCACGCTCGCGGTCGCGGGCGGGCTCGGTGCGCTCGCGGCGGCGTCCGCGCACGCGGAGTCGCTCGACGGGATCGTGAAGGCCGTCAAGTTCGACGACATCAAGGACATCTCGAAGCAACTGAAGAACGGCCTCGACCCGAACACGATCGCGCCGAACGGCGATCCGCTCCTCGTGATCGCCGCGCGCGAGAAGTCCGACCAGGTCGCCGCCGCGCTCGCGGCCGCGCCGAACGCCGATCTCGACAAGGAAGACAAGGCGGGCGAGAACGCGCTGATGCTGGCCGCGCTGAACGGCGATCTGCAGCTCGCGAAGCTGCTCGTCGACAAGGGCGCCGAAGTGAGCAAGAAGGGCTGGTCGCCGCTCCATTACGCGGCGACGAACGGCAACGACGAGGTCGTCAAGTATCTGATCGACAAGTCCGCATACATCGACGCCGCGTCGCCGAACGGCACGACGCCGCTGATGATGGCCGCGCGCGGCAACCACGGCTCGACCGTCACGCTGCTGCTCGACCAGGGCGCCGACCCCGCGCTGAAGAACCAGCTCGGCATCACCGCGCTCGACTTCGCGAAGCACTACAACGCGCCGGACGCGACTGCGATCCTGTCGAAGCGCACGGTGCGCATCGGCGATGCGCCGGCGCCGAACGCACAAAAGAGTGCAAAATAA